ACTAACCAAAGTTTCTTAAACAGTTTAGTTGACTTTACTCCTGGTAATGCTGGTGCTGAATATCGTGTTGTAGTTGATCCTAATGGTAATTTAACAAACCAAAGTTTACCTCTTAAAGTTCAAATCAAATACTTAGATGGTAAGTTCTATGATGCTAGATTAAAGAACAATAATTTAGTAACCTTCTCTTATAATAACTTTGCTGCACTTCCTACTTGAGTTGTGCCTACAGCAATTGGTAGTACTTTAGGGATCCTTGCAATCATGATCATCTTAGGATTAGCAATCGGTATTCCACTAAGAGCTCAAAGAAAATTACAAGACAAAGGGTTCAAAACAACCTTCAAAAAAGTTGATACTCTGACTGCTGCGGTTGGTTCAGTTTACAAGAAGATTATTACTCAAACTGCTAACGTTAAGAAAAAACCTGCTGCTTTAGGTTCTGGTAAAGCGGGTGCTGCTAAACCTGGTGCAAAACCAGCAGCCAAACCATCAGCAGCTAAACCAAGCGCTGCTGCTAAACCAGCTGCTAAACCAGCTGCTAAACCAGCTGCTCCTGCTAAACCAAGTGCTCCTAAACCAGCTGCTCCAAAAAAATAAAAAATAAAACTTCTTAGTTTTTAAAAAAATAACCTCCCTGGAACTGATATAGCTTAACACCTATATCAAAAAAGGGTGGTTGTTTTATGTATAATAATTACATAGTCAATTTACTTATAAATATAAGTAAATAACCAATATAGTTATCATTTAAAAAAGATAATGCTAAAAGCTCATATCAAAAGATCGCTTATTCTTTTTATTATCTTGCTAATGAGTGTGATTAGTTTGGTTTTTGTTGGTCTTTTTAATATTAAAAGACCAACAACAAACCAAGTAAAATTGATTAATCAATCAACTAATCTAATTACCAATCAACCTAGTGATCAAGTAATAAGAAGATTTTCATTAGATACGATTAGATGAAATGCTAATGCTAATTTTTCATCATCTCATACAAGAGATGGGGGATTGTTAGTAATTGCAGCTGATGGGCAATTAGAAAAGATTGATAGCTTTGGTTATTTAAAATGAAGACTTAATCTAAGAAATATTAATGCACTAGCTAGTGTTGATGATAATAACAATCTAGTTTATAGTGATAATCGAATTGTATTAAAACCACTAGACCCTGCTTTTTTAAATAGTATTTCTAAAAAAGTGGTAGCTGAAGCGATTCAGTCTAAAGAAGATCCAACGATTTATTATGTATTAGCTGTAAGTGATCAGATCTTAAATAATGATGTTAAAGATCAATTATTTAGTTTTCAGCAATTAGCTACTGATCTATCTTCTCAAGGTGTAGTACTAAAACTAAAAGAAGATCCAACTCAGATCAATGATCCGGTTGGGATCATTGATTATGCAACGATCTCACCAACTGATTTAACTAAAAACTACCCTACTAGTTGAAAAACTAATACGTTATCCTTATATGGTAGTAGTGGTAGTTTTACTAAAGCTGATCATCCTTCTTGGTTTAGTAATGATTCTAATTTTATCTCATTACCATGGTTACAATATATTACTAATTTAGCTAATCTTTATGAATATAAAGATAATCTCTTTATCTTTGGTGGGAATGGTAATTGGATTAATAACGATCAAGCTGATCGTAAGCAAGCAGCTAAATATTTATCTATAGGTGTATTTAGGATTAAGTTTCATAAAAATTTAGCTACTCGACCAACTGTAACAGGTTATCCTTATGCTTATTTATTAAGTTCATTAACGTCTAATGATCCTGATACTAGAAAATTACTATTAGGACAAAATAGTAATTATACGTTAGTACCAAGGATTGCAGTTGGAGGGGTAAAACAAGGATTAGGTCCAAATAAGAATAGTGTATTCTTATTTGGGAGTATTACTACAGGTTTAAGTAATACTGATGATGTAAACCAAGTGGTATTAAATTCACCTAATTATTCCACTGAGCAATTGGCTAGACTTAACACTTTAACCTCAACCCCACTTAGTGCTAATAATGCGTTAAAAAACTCGGTTGGTCCAAGAGCACTAATTGGGTTATTCTTTAATTTAGATGATCTAATTAATTTGCCTGATCAGATTGATCAGTCAAATATCAGTAGTACGTATTATCTAAATCAAAACTCTTATCCGTTTAGATTAATAGCACCTTGAACAACAAGTGTTGCTCAACCTAATATTGATGCTTTAAATGTTGCTAGTAATAATAAATCAATAACTGGAACATTATTTAATTTAACAATCCGTCATGGGTTTAGAGAAAACGATCTTGGTGGTTTAATTCAGCTTGATGATAATAGTTATGGGGTTGCAATCGGTCCATATATCTTAAGACTTTATTTACCTTCATTAAATCGGACGATCGCCACTAAACCTAACTGGTTATATCGATTATCTAGTACTGATTTTATTACCTTTGATATTAACAGCCCCCTAAACTTTGATCCGATCTTTAGTTTTAAAGATTTTAGGGGCATTGGGGTTGTTCATAGTAATAAATCTTATTTATTTAGTTTATTTGCTCCTAATTCATTAATTACCACCACACCAAAGTTGTATTATTCAACTTTTAGTGATCAAATGAATAGTAATCCCAACTTTGATGTGATGATGATTAATAAAACTAATGGGATCTTGCAGTTTATTAACCGCGATGGGTTAGCGCTACAAAACACTGACTTCTCATTTAATCTTTATTCAGTCAATAATGATGATCTACAAGATAACGGGATTGTTAATCCCGTTACGCAACGCGTTAAATTTTTAGGGAGTGGTAGTTTTAATCAAGCTAAGAAGCTTGATTTAATCAGTACTAGTTTAAATGATCTATTTGAATTAGATAATAATGAAACGATCCTAAAACCAGATCGGATTAAACAGATCTATAATTATTTTCCACCTAGTAATGATCAAGATTATCAATTAAAATTAAAAGTAATTAATCTTAACTATGATCAAGGAACTTTTAAGTTAGTTCCTTATGTGTTTGATAAACTAACTAATGATTATCAGATCATCCCTGATCATAGTAATGGCTTAACAACTAATGATAGTTTTCTAAGTTTTAAGAAATCAATCGGAATTGATGAGATCTATTTATATGTTGGTATTGGAGTACCAATCGTAATCTTATTAGTTAGTCTTGGATTAATGACACTAGTTGGAATGGCGCTAGTAAGAGAACGTAAACGATTGATTAGATCGTTTAGAACCAATAATCTTAAAGTTGATGGTTTAGTTTTATCAATTGGTTCGGTGTTTAAATCGTTGATCCATTCTTCAAAACGATTTAAACGGTTGTTGGCTAGTGATAAAAATGAAACAGCACAAAAACAACTTGATCAAAAAGTTACTCATTCTACATCACCAATTAATAACCAGCAAACGCCAAATAATCCCAACCAACCATTTAACCCAAATCAAAACAACCAAGGACGGGTTAATTTCTCAAACCTAAGAGATTACAAAGCTAAAACCAAAATGATCAGTGAAGATGAATACTAGATAGAAATGATTAAAAAACAAATAGGACAAGACAAGATAAAATACATTACTAAGATTGTTATCAGTCTTATCTTATTGTTGTTCACAATTTTAGGTATAAGTTCGACTTTTGATCATTCTAATAAGTCAAACAATCATAATATTTCATTAGTTAATCAAGCTCAATTAGTAGCTGATAACAATCAATCATATCAACAAATCAAAACTCAAAATAATCATTATGTTACTAACAGTAATAATGATTATTTTGTCTTAACTAAAACTGGTGTAGTTAAACTAGATGTGTTTGGTAATGTTTATTATAACTACAGTTTTGCCAACAACTTCATAAACTATGAAGCTGTTGATTTTGTGGCGGATTCACTAAAAGATGATTATTATTATCTATTGATCAAAAACCCAGTTGTAAGTGTTAATGGGAATGATCTAAACACATTAAGTGTGAGTTCTCCTGCATATGTATTACAACTAAAAGATGAGAACAACACACTTAATGTGATTAAGACTTTTCAATTAGGTGCGTTTAGATTTTCTAGAGATATAGCAACCCTATACAGTCGCATTGGATTTGAACTAACTCCTACTAGCACAAACTTAGCCGGACTATTAGATAAACCAATTAATAACACCTTGATGAATAATATCTCAGCATTTTATGATCATGCGATTAGTAAACTGGTGTTTATTAATAATCGTATAGGGGTGTTTGGTAGTAGTAATGAGTTATCATTATGGTTTTATTTATTTAATGTAAATCAAACCAATGATTTTACTAATAACACCGATGTTAATCTAATCACCATCTTCCCCCAATTATATGGAATGACCAATCTGAATTGGTCATTAAATAATAGTATTAATAATGCTAATCAAGCTACTAATGCGCAGTTTGTTATTAACAACATTAGACTATACACCCCAGCTTATTATGTAATTGGAGCTAATGTTGTAAGACAAAATCTGGGGAATCAAAACGGGTTATTGAATTCCCAACAAACTGCGATCTATTCTTTACATCTAGGATTAGTCCCAGCACCATTAAGTGCAATCAGAAACAATAACCAGTTTGGTTATAAGATTAGTTCAACCTACTTTAATGCAGATAACCGTAATTATTCCAATCTGTTTGTAAGTGGAGTGATCAGTCAAACTAAAGTTGCCCAGATCACTAATAACGTTAATATCTTAAATGAGTTCTTTAGTTCTTCTTATACGCTAAGATTAAATACATCAAATCTTAGTAATAATTCTCAAACTGCTTATTCTTATTCTGTTCAAGAAGATGATGTTGATCAAAATAATAGTTATCCCAACCTTGTTGGTATCTTATTAATTAAGAATGAAATCATAGGGTTTTTATACTCAGCTGATAGTTATAATCTGATTGCTCAGATTAACTATCAGCTGATTAGTGATGATGTCAGTATGGCTAACTTTGATCTATTAACTAATATCTCACTAAAAGATAATGATTGATATTTAACCTTTTTTGATCCAAGACAATCAACTAGTTGGACTAATATTATTAGTCCAACGATAAGTCAGACTAGTAATGGCACGCTAGCCATTAATTACACTAAGATCTATCAAGCAGATCAACCTGGAACAATTTTCTTAACTTTAGTTCTAGGTAATAGTGCATTCTATACTTTAAGTAATGAGAATAATAAAGTTGATCTGAACCTTGTGTTTTATGATCAAAAAACACAAGGTTTTAGACAAGCAAGTTTTTTTAAGAACGGTGTTCCTAGTTTTGATAATGTTCCAGGTTCTGATGGATCAAAACTATGGGGAAGAATTAGTTTTAAACCAGATTCTTATTTAGTTAAACAAGATCTAAATACCACAAGTGCTATGAGATTAAGCAATAATACTTTATTGCTTAATAATCTATATGAATACACTCCTGGTGAAATTGATTGAAAACCAAGAGTGATTCCCACTGCACTTGATGATTCAATCTTAAGATTATCAATCCAGTTACCTTATTTTGATGGGAACTATTATGGTTCTAATCAGAGATTAGTTAACTTATCGTTCCCATCATTTATTTATGATAATCTAAATGCTTATCCTTCTTATGTGATACCAACGGTTGTGGTATCAGTGGTTGCAATTTTTATATTAATAATTGCATTTGTCTTTTTAATTGTTGTTAATATCTTAAAAACTAAGAAGATTTCTGTTGATCTATTTAGAAATGCTAATCGTAAGGTGGATAAGCTTAATGATTCGGTAAACATTATCTATGAAAAGATTGAGACTAAATTATATAGTGCTCAATCTGAACCTAAGAAGATTGCTAATAATCAAACTAGAGTGATTCATCCGCAGTTTAGGAACCAAACTGTTGGGATTAATCCCACAAATGTGATTAATCCTAATGTACGACCTGGGATGCCTAGAACCCCTTATCCTAATCAAACAAGAGCTTATCCTTATCAACAAACTGGTTTTGTTCCCCCAAATCAACGCCCACCGTTTAATAATCAAACAAGACAGTTTACTCCAAGACCTCCACACCCTAACCAAACAAGAGCAACACCAACTCAACAATATGGTTTTTATAACCAGAATAAAAAACCAAATAAAT
The Mycoplasma tullyi genome window above contains:
- a CDS encoding cytadherence protein C, yielding MIKKQIGQDKIKYITKIVISLILLLFTILGISSTFDHSNKSNNHNISLVNQAQLVADNNQSYQQIKTQNNHYVTNSNNDYFVLTKTGVVKLDVFGNVYYNYSFANNFINYEAVDFVADSLKDDYYYLLIKNPVVSVNGNDLNTLSVSSPAYVLQLKDENNTLNVIKTFQLGAFRFSRDIATLYSRIGFELTPTSTNLAGLLDKPINNTLMNNISAFYDHAISKLVFINNRIGVFGSSNELSLWFYLFNVNQTNDFTNNTDVNLITIFPQLYGMTNLNWSLNNSINNANQATNAQFVINNIRLYTPAYYVIGANVVRQNLGNQNGLLNSQQTAIYSLHLGLVPAPLSAIRNNNQFGYKISSTYFNADNRNYSNLFVSGVISQTKVAQITNNVNILNEFFSSSYTLRLNTSNLSNNSQTAYSYSVQEDDVDQNNSYPNLVGILLIKNEIIGFLYSADSYNLIAQINYQLISDDVSMANFDLLTNISLKDNDWYLTFFDPRQSTSWTNIISPTISQTSNGTLAINYTKIYQADQPGTIFLTLVLGNSAFYTLSNENNKVDLNLVFYDQKTQGFRQASFFKNGVPSFDNVPGSDGSKLWGRISFKPDSYLVKQDLNTTSAMRLSNNTLLLNNLYEYTPGEIDWKPRVIPTALDDSILRLSIQLPYFDGNYYGSNQRLVNLSFPSFIYDNLNAYPSYVIPTVVVSVVAIFILIIAFVFLIVVNILKTKKISVDLFRNANRKVDKLNDSVNIIYEKIETKLYSAQSEPKKIANNQTRVIHPQFRNQTVGINPTNVINPNVRPGMPRTPYPNQTRAYPYQQTGFVPPNQRPPFNNQTRQFTPRPPHPNQTRATPTQQYGFYNQNKKPNK
- a CDS encoding cytadherence protein B, which translates into the protein MSVISLVFVGLFNIKRPTTNQVKLINQSTNLITNQPSDQVIRRFSLDTIRWNANANFSSSHTRDGGLLVIAADGQLEKIDSFGYLKWRLNLRNINALASVDDNNNLVYSDNRIVLKPLDPAFLNSISKKVVAEAIQSKEDPTIYYVLAVSDQILNNDVKDQLFSFQQLATDLSSQGVVLKLKEDPTQINDPVGIIDYATISPTDLTKNYPTSWKTNTLSLYGSSGSFTKADHPSWFSNDSNFISLPWLQYITNLANLYEYKDNLFIFGGNGNWINNDQADRKQAAKYLSIGVFRIKFHKNLATRPTVTGYPYAYLLSSLTSNDPDTRKLLLGQNSNYTLVPRIAVGGVKQGLGPNKNSVFLFGSITTGLSNTDDVNQVVLNSPNYSTEQLARLNTLTSTPLSANNALKNSVGPRALIGLFFNLDDLINLPDQIDQSNISSTYYLNQNSYPFRLIAPWTTSVAQPNIDALNVASNNKSITGTLFNLTIRHGFRENDLGGLIQLDDNSYGVAIGPYILRLYLPSLNRTIATKPNWLYRLSSTDFITFDINSPLNFDPIFSFKDFRGIGVVHSNKSYLFSLFAPNSLITTTPKLYYSTFSDQMNSNPNFDVMMINKTNGILQFINRDGLALQNTDFSFNLYSVNNDDLQDNGIVNPVTQRVKFLGSGSFNQAKKLDLISTSLNDLFELDNNETILKPDRIKQIYNYFPPSNDQDYQLKLKVINLNYDQGTFKLVPYVFDKLTNDYQIIPDHSNGLTTNDSFLSFKKSIGIDEIYLYVGIGVPIVILLVSLGLMTLVGMALVRERKRLIRSFRTNNLKVDGLVLSIGSVFKSLIHSSKRFKRLLASDKNETAQKQLDQKVTHSTSPINNQQTPNNPNQPFNPNQNNQGRVNFSNLRDYKAKTKMISEDEY